The following proteins are encoded in a genomic region of Lutra lutra chromosome 16, mLutLut1.2, whole genome shotgun sequence:
- the TTYH2 gene encoding protein tweety homolog 2, with translation MPAARVEYVAPWWVAWLHSVPHLGLRLQPVDSTFNPRDESYRESLLFLGLVAAICLGLNLIILATYVVCVCCCRQGEAVQTKQRDSCCVTWTAVVAGLVCCAAVGVGFYGNSETNDGVYQLIYSLDNANHTFSGIDELVSGTTQKMKVDLEQHLARLSEIFATRGDYIQTLKFVQQMAANILVQLSGLPVWREVTTELTELADQTGYVEYYRWLSYLLLFILDLVICLVACLGLARRSRCLLVSTLCCGALGLFLSWTSLAVDSAAAVGTGDFCSDPNTFILNITEGQVRTEVTRYYLYCGQSGSSPFQQALTVFQRSLTTMQSQVAGLLQFAVPLFPTAEKDLLEIQLLLNSSESGLHQLTAMLDCRGLHKDYLDALNGICYDGIEGLLYLSLFSLLAALAFSTMICAGPRAWKHFTTRDRDYDDIDSDDPFNPQARRMAAHNPPRGQLRSFCSYSSGLGSQTSLQPPAQTISNAPVSEYMNQAMLFGGNPRYENVPLIGRGSPPPTYSPSMRATYLSVADEHLRHYGNDFPA, from the exons TCTCTGCTGTTCCTGGGGCTGGTGGCCGCCATCTGCCTGGGCCTCAACCTCATCATCCTCGCAACTTACGTGGTCTGCGTGTGCTGCTGCAGGCAGGGCGAGGCCGTGCAGACCAAGCAGCGGGACTCCTGCTGTGTCACCTGGACGGCGGTGGTGGCCGGGCTCGTCTGCTG TGCTGCGGTGGGCGTTGGTTTCTATGGAAACAGCGAGACCAATGATGGGGTGTACCAGCTGATCTACTCCTTGGACAACGCGAACCACACCTTCTCCGGGATAGATGAACTG GTGTCCGGAACCACCCAGAAGATGAAGGTGGACCTCGAGCAGCACCTGGCCCGGCTCAGTGAGATCTTTGCCACCCGGGGCGATTATATCCAGACGCTGAAGTTCGTGCAGCAGATGGCGGCCAACATCCTGGTCCAGCTCTCGGGGCTGCCCGTGTGGAGGGAGGTCACCACAGAGCTGACCGAGCTGGCCGACCAGACTGGCTACGTGGAGTACTACAG GTGGCTTTCCTACCTCCTGCTCTTCATCCTGGACCTGGTCATCTGCCTCGTTGCCTGCCTGGGACTGGCCAGGCGCTCCAGGTGTCTCCTGGTCTC GACACTGTGCTGTGGGGCGCTGGGCCTGTTCCTCAGCTGGACGTCTCTCGCTGTTGACAGCGCAGCCGCTGTG GGCACCGGTGACTTCTGCTCCGATCCCAACACCTTCATCCTGAACATCACAGAGGGCCAGGTCCGCACAG AGGTGACCCGTTACTACCTCTACTGCGGTCAGAGCGGAAGCAGCCCCTTCCAGCAG GCGCTGACCGTCTTCCAGCGCTCGCTCACCACCATGCAGAGCCAGGTGGCCGGCCTGCTGCAGTTTGCCGTGCCTCTCTTCCCCACGGCCGAG AAGGACCTGCTGGAAATCCAGCTCCTGCTGAACTCCTCCGAGTCCGGCCTCCACCAGCTGACGGCCATGCTGGATTGCCGAGGGCTGCACAAG GATTACCTGGACGCCCTTAACGGCATCTGCTACGATGGCATCGAAGGCTTGCTgtacctctccctcttctccctcctggctGCCCTGGCCTTCTCCACCATGATCTGTGCAGGACCGAGGGCCTGGAAACACTTCACCACGAG GGACAGAGACTACGATGACATCGACAGTGATGACCCGTTCAACCCCCAGGCCCGACGCATGGCAGCTCACAACCCGCCCCGGGGGCAGCTCCGCAGCTTCTGCAGCTACAGCAGCGGCCTGGGCAGCCAGACCAGCCTACAGCCCCCGGCTCAGACCATCTCCAACGCCCCGGTCTCGGAGTACAT gAACCAGGCCATGCTCTTCGGCGGGAACCCACGCTACGAGAACGTGCCCCTCATTGGAAgaggctcccctcctcccacG TATTCTCCCAGCATGAGGGCCACCTACCTGTCTGTGGCGGACGAGCACCTGAGACACTACGGCAATGACTTTCCAGCCTAA